The DNA region GATGGCAACCTCAGCGTCTATCGCCAACCTTCCAATTATTGCAATGGACACACCCGCGACCGAACAGGTCGTCTGATTACCTGTGAACACGGCACGCGGCGCGTCACCCGCACCGAATACGACGGAACCATCACCGTGCTCATCGACAGCTTTGAGGGCAAACCTCTCAACGCCCCTAATGACGTCACCGCGCATTCCGATGGCAGTATATGGTTCACCGATCCAGGATACGGCATCATGCTCGACTACGAAGGTCACATTGCCGACTATGAACTGCCCATCAGCGTCTATCGCCTCGATCCCACCACGGGAAATGCCACAGTCGTTGCCGATGATTTTGTGCGCCCCAATGGACTGTGTTTTTCACCCGACGAAAAAATTCTCTATATTACCGATACCGGCTCCTCTCATGGACTGGGAGGACCTGCGCATATTCGCGCTTTTGATGTCGAAAATGGCCGCCTCAAAAACAGTCGCATCTTCGCCGACATGGCGCCCGGATTCGCCGATGGCATTCGCTGCGATATTGACGGCAACCTGTGGAGCAGTTCGGGCTGGGGCAATCCCGAAGATAACGGCGTCAAAATTTTCGCGCCCAATGGCGACCTCATTGGAAAAATTCACTTGCCCGAAGTGTGTTCCAACCTCTGTTTTGGCGGACAAAAGAAAAACCG from Gemmatimonadota bacterium includes:
- a CDS encoding SMP-30/gluconolactonase/LRE family protein is translated as MSDWKTRPWDGSPVPYPDPAIEILDARFEKYAIGNAAVERLCTGLRWGEGPVWFGDARCVLFSDIPNNRIMRWDESDGNLSVYRQPSNYCNGHTRDRTGRLITCEHGTRRVTRTEYDGTITVLIDSFEGKPLNAPNDVTAHSDGSIWFTDPGYGIMLDYEGHIADYELPISVYRLDPTTGNATVVADDFVRPNGLCFSPDEKILYITDTGSSHGLGGPAHIRAFDVENGRLKNSRIFADMAPGFADGIRCDIDGNLWSSSGWGNPEDNGVKIFAPNGDLIGKIHLPEVCSNLCFGGQKKNRLFMTGGMCLYSVYLEAKGAQRP